From a region of the Halorubrum sp. BV1 genome:
- a CDS encoding Sjogren's syndrome/scleroderma autoantigen 1 family protein, which yields MSDGFDKEAEREKLREKFAGDDEKREHTQRMSELLLQGATMTNRHCDDCGDPIFRHDGREFCPTCQAGDSGDTEKTAGTTADTVGSSSPETAEAESAGTLRADTAETTPEPPASTAADPASTAADPASTAADPASTAADPASVGGDATTPPTDGERQARASGTAGSTRRGGERHVASDPAGAASVGDARDSLAKTLLRFARNAEATDDPRRAREHLRAAREAAETLETLD from the coding sequence ATGAGCGACGGGTTCGACAAAGAGGCCGAACGAGAGAAGCTCCGCGAGAAGTTCGCGGGAGACGACGAGAAGCGCGAACACACCCAGCGGATGTCGGAGCTTCTCTTGCAGGGTGCGACGATGACGAACCGTCACTGCGACGACTGCGGCGACCCAATATTTAGACACGACGGCCGCGAGTTCTGTCCAACGTGTCAGGCGGGCGATTCGGGCGACACGGAGAAGACAGCGGGAACGACTGCGGACACAGTCGGCTCGTCGTCACCGGAGACCGCGGAAGCCGAATCGGCGGGCACACTCCGCGCGGACACCGCGGAAACGACACCGGAACCTCCGGCGTCGACGGCAGCCGACCCGGCGTCCACGGCAGCCGACCCGGCGTCCACGGCAGCCGACCCGGCGTCCACGGCGGCCGACCCTGCATCGGTCGGCGGCGATGCGACCACACCGCCGACCGACGGTGAACGGCAGGCGCGCGCGAGCGGAACGGCCGGATCGACGCGGCGCGGCGGCGAGCGTCACGTCGCGTCCGACCCGGCCGGCGCCGCGAGCGTCGGTGACGCTCGCGACTCGCTCGCAAAAACCCTGCTGCGGTTCGCTCGCAACGCCGAGGCCACGGATGATCCGCGACGCGCACGCGAGCACCTACGGGCGGCCCGTGAAGCGGCCGAAACGCTCGAAACGCTCGATTGA
- a CDS encoding sulfurtransferase TusA family protein, protein MSTIDIEPTDTVDARGAACPGPLMDLISQVRGAESGDVIRLLSDNDQSLTDVSEWVDETDNELLAVDESGDEYEFYVEVA, encoded by the coding sequence ATGTCCACTATCGATATCGAACCCACCGACACCGTCGACGCCCGAGGCGCAGCCTGTCCGGGGCCGCTCATGGATCTCATCAGCCAAGTCCGAGGAGCGGAATCCGGTGATGTGATCCGCCTCTTGAGCGACAACGACCAGTCGCTTACCGACGTCTCGGAGTGGGTCGACGAGACCGACAACGAACTGCTCGCGGTCGACGAATCGGGCGACGAGTACGAGTTCTACGTCGAGGTGGCCTGA